In one Cellulomonas sp. JZ18 genomic region, the following are encoded:
- a CDS encoding MFS transporter, with protein MRHLLVDLTPVRVSPAFRRLWLGLSVANLGAQLTVVAVGLQVYALTASTLAVGVLGLCALVPLVVFGLYGGALVDHYDRRTVALVASVVSWVAVLVLVAQAVLGNEHVGLLYALVAVQSAAGAVNSPARSAIIPRLLEARLMPAANALQTIGWNTALTVGPLAGAVLVASVGYAWAYAVDAVLFTFALTALLRLPPVPPEPSANRRERLGLGSVVDGLRYLGTQPNVRMTFLVDIVAMVTAMPRALFPAVGVLYLGGGEATTGALTAAIAVGGIVAGLFSGGLARVRWQGRIIAAAITAWGLSVVGFGVVLVAAGRTSPDHVLPVALVLALSTLALAGASDTVSSVFRQTILQTATPDDMRGRLQGVFVVVVAGGPRLGELALGAASTRVGEGWAAVAGGVACVVLLWVLVRAQRTFWHYDARNPTP; from the coding sequence GTGCGCCACCTGCTCGTCGACCTGACCCCCGTGCGGGTCAGCCCGGCGTTCCGGCGGCTGTGGCTCGGGCTGTCGGTGGCGAACCTCGGCGCGCAGCTCACGGTCGTCGCCGTCGGCCTGCAGGTGTACGCGCTGACGGCCTCGACGCTGGCCGTCGGCGTGCTCGGGCTGTGCGCGCTCGTCCCGCTCGTCGTGTTCGGGCTGTACGGCGGCGCGCTCGTCGACCACTACGACCGGCGCACGGTCGCGCTCGTCGCGTCGGTCGTCAGCTGGGTCGCCGTGCTCGTGCTCGTCGCGCAGGCGGTGCTCGGCAACGAGCACGTCGGGCTGCTGTACGCGCTGGTCGCGGTGCAGTCGGCGGCCGGCGCCGTGAACTCCCCGGCGCGGTCCGCGATCATCCCGCGGCTGCTCGAGGCGCGGCTCATGCCCGCGGCCAACGCGCTGCAGACCATCGGGTGGAACACCGCGCTCACGGTGGGCCCGCTCGCCGGGGCCGTGCTCGTCGCGTCCGTCGGGTACGCGTGGGCGTACGCGGTCGACGCCGTGCTGTTCACGTTCGCGCTCACCGCCCTGCTGCGCCTGCCGCCCGTCCCGCCCGAGCCGTCCGCGAACCGCCGCGAGCGCCTCGGCCTCGGCTCGGTCGTCGACGGCCTGCGCTACCTCGGCACGCAGCCGAACGTCCGGATGACGTTCCTCGTCGACATCGTCGCGATGGTCACGGCCATGCCGCGCGCGCTGTTCCCGGCCGTCGGCGTCCTGTACCTGGGCGGCGGGGAGGCGACGACGGGCGCGCTGACCGCCGCGATCGCGGTCGGGGGGATCGTCGCCGGGCTGTTCAGCGGCGGGCTCGCCCGCGTGCGGTGGCAGGGGCGGATCATCGCCGCCGCCATCACCGCGTGGGGCCTGTCGGTCGTCGGGTTCGGCGTGGTCCTCGTCGCGGCGGGACGCACGTCGCCCGACCACGTCCTGCCCGTCGCGCTCGTCCTCGCGCTGTCCACGCTCGCGCTCGCGGGCGCCTCCGACACGGTCTCGTCGGTGTTCCGCCAGACCATCCTGCAGACCGCCACCCCGGACGACATGCGCGGGCGCCTGCAGGGCGTGTTCGTCGTCGTCGTGGCGGGTGGCCCCCGCCTGGGCGAGCTGGCGCTCGGTGCCGCGTCGACGCGGGTCGGCGAGGGCTGGGCGGCGGTGGCCGGCGGCGTCGCGTGCGTCGTCCTGCTGTGGGTGCTGGTGCGCGCGCAGCGCACCTTCTGGCACTACGACGCCCGGAACCCCACCCCCTGA
- a CDS encoding LacI family DNA-binding transcriptional regulator — MVDVARLAGVSVKTVSNVLNGYPYIRETTRSRVLAAIDELGYELNVTARSLRSGRTGMIGLAVPELGQPYFGELADEVLAAARRHGVQVLIEPTGFTREGELAALREPRRGLIDGLVFSPAALEQGDAPLLEEVGYPLVLLGEQIFSPRVDHVTMRNVEGSRAATDLLLDAGRRHIAVIGMLHAETAGSAALRFTGYREALAARGMQVDERLLGWADDGWHRANGARAMAAVLDTGAPVDGVVAFNDALAIGAMFELQVRGLAIPRDVAVIGFDDIEDARYSVPSLTTVDPGRREIADVAVELIVRRVEERLSPPDVPAPPVLHLADLRIVERESTPRRDR, encoded by the coding sequence ATGGTCGACGTCGCGCGGCTCGCCGGCGTCTCGGTGAAGACGGTCTCGAACGTCCTCAACGGCTACCCGTACATCCGTGAGACCACCCGCAGCCGTGTGCTCGCCGCCATCGACGAGCTCGGCTACGAGCTGAACGTGACGGCGCGCAGCCTGCGCTCCGGCCGCACCGGGATGATCGGCCTCGCGGTGCCGGAGCTGGGGCAGCCGTACTTCGGCGAGCTGGCCGACGAGGTGCTGGCCGCCGCGCGCCGGCACGGCGTGCAGGTGCTGATCGAGCCGACCGGCTTCACGCGCGAGGGCGAGCTGGCGGCGCTGCGCGAGCCGCGCCGGGGCCTCATCGACGGGCTCGTCTTCAGCCCGGCCGCGCTGGAGCAGGGCGACGCGCCGCTGCTGGAGGAGGTCGGCTACCCGCTGGTGCTGCTGGGCGAGCAGATCTTCTCCCCGCGCGTGGACCACGTGACGATGCGCAACGTCGAGGGCTCGCGTGCCGCGACGGACCTGCTGCTCGACGCGGGCCGGCGGCACATCGCGGTCATCGGCATGCTGCACGCCGAGACCGCCGGGTCGGCCGCGCTGCGCTTCACGGGCTACCGCGAGGCGCTGGCGGCGCGGGGCATGCAGGTCGACGAGCGCCTGCTCGGGTGGGCGGACGACGGCTGGCACCGGGCCAACGGCGCGCGCGCCATGGCCGCGGTGCTGGACACCGGGGCGCCCGTGGACGGCGTCGTCGCCTTCAACGACGCGCTGGCGATCGGGGCGATGTTCGAGCTGCAGGTGCGCGGCCTGGCGATCCCGCGCGACGTCGCCGTGATCGGGTTCGACGACATCGAGGACGCGCGCTACTCCGTGCCGTCGCTGACGACCGTCGACCCGGGCCGGCGGGAGATCGCCGACGTGGCGGTCGAGCTGATCGTGCGGCGGGTCGAGGAGCGGCTGTCCCCGCCGGACGTGCCTGCGCCGCCGGTGCTGCACCTGGCCGACCTGCGGATCGTGGAGCGCGAGAGCACGCCCCGTCGCGACCGCTGA
- a CDS encoding PQQ-binding-like beta-propeller repeat protein, with translation MALRDVELVEEVPPEPGPTGRDDVRPPWRRHPRRTAAVAAVLVVAVAAAVGLELRTRADDAARVSALRAVPGVLGPVDPALPVARRLTADDAAGQVLAMALLHGVRAGGVTVTGGQDGSRGVVVGVDLGTGAEVWRTALPARGHEGDVELAHVWCTASQEDVTASRQGRRHPVEDGLVGCVSTWRPRVDDAAVLDGTTDVPTLFAVDPVDGRARQVAELPAGASTTRVDDGWVVVSAADGPVVVEHRGDDGASRWRTVLEGARSAPPPWSGPVVGRGAVLVTTPDDGAWLLGLSDGSVARRLPDARGTGGLVLPGGDVVVAERGQGEGPGVLHRADGTSDDLDGEVLVPVEVDDGSLGDVLLTSRGSLSVTLRRPDGAVVWRADAPLTQAMVVDGTVVGVTAGEVVRLDGDDGATRWRARRPLVDPYPYLLTDGAVVMLATTGGVDAWTFDGEPAWAGRPDRTSAEPRLRAVAPDPSPPPVGEEAPLDVFWAVTPDGRLLAQVAEQLLVLG, from the coding sequence ATGGCGCTGCGCGACGTCGAGCTCGTCGAGGAGGTCCCGCCGGAGCCGGGCCCGACCGGCCGCGACGACGTGCGCCCGCCGTGGCGCCGCCACCCCCGCCGCACGGCCGCGGTGGCCGCCGTGCTCGTCGTCGCCGTCGCTGCCGCCGTCGGCCTCGAGCTGCGGACCCGGGCCGACGACGCCGCCCGGGTCTCGGCGCTGCGCGCGGTGCCCGGCGTGCTGGGGCCCGTCGACCCCGCGCTGCCGGTCGCCCGGCGGCTGACGGCCGACGACGCCGCCGGGCAGGTGCTGGCCATGGCGCTGCTCCACGGCGTCCGCGCGGGCGGCGTCACGGTGACGGGCGGGCAGGACGGGTCGCGTGGGGTGGTGGTCGGCGTGGACCTGGGCACGGGTGCGGAGGTCTGGCGGACGGCGTTGCCGGCGCGCGGGCACGAGGGCGACGTCGAGCTCGCGCACGTGTGGTGCACGGCCTCGCAGGAGGACGTGACCGCGAGCCGGCAGGGGCGCCGGCACCCGGTGGAGGACGGGCTCGTCGGCTGCGTCTCGACCTGGCGTCCGCGGGTGGACGACGCGGCCGTCCTCGACGGCACGACCGACGTCCCCACGCTGTTCGCCGTCGACCCCGTCGACGGGCGCGCCCGGCAGGTCGCCGAGCTGCCCGCCGGTGCGTCCACGACGCGCGTGGACGACGGGTGGGTGGTGGTGAGCGCCGCGGACGGGCCGGTCGTCGTGGAGCACCGCGGCGACGACGGGGCGTCGCGCTGGCGCACGGTGCTGGAGGGTGCGCGCTCCGCGCCTCCGCCGTGGTCCGGCCCGGTCGTGGGGCGAGGCGCGGTGCTGGTGACGACGCCCGACGACGGCGCCTGGCTGCTCGGGCTGTCCGACGGGTCGGTCGCGCGGCGTCTGCCGGACGCGCGCGGCACGGGCGGTCTCGTGCTGCCGGGCGGGGACGTCGTCGTCGCCGAGCGCGGGCAGGGCGAGGGACCGGGCGTGCTGCACCGTGCCGACGGCACCAGCGACGACCTCGACGGCGAGGTCCTCGTCCCGGTGGAGGTGGACGACGGCAGCCTCGGCGACGTCCTGCTCACGAGCCGCGGCAGCCTGTCCGTGACGCTGCGCCGGCCCGACGGCGCGGTGGTCTGGCGGGCGGACGCACCGCTGACCCAGGCGATGGTCGTGGACGGGACGGTCGTGGGCGTGACGGCCGGCGAGGTCGTGCGGCTCGACGGCGACGACGGCGCCACCCGGTGGCGCGCGCGCCGCCCGCTCGTCGACCCCTACCCGTACCTGCTCACCGACGGGGCCGTGGTGATGCTCGCGACCACCGGCGGCGTCGACGCGTGGACGTTCGACGGTGAGCCGGCGTGGGCCGGCCGCCCCGACCGGACGTCGGCCGAGCCCCGGCTGCGCGCCGTCGCCCCCGACCCCAGCCCGCCACCGGTCGGCGAGGAGGCGCCGCTCGACGTGTTCTGGGCGGTGACGCCCGACGGGCGGCTGCTCGCGCAGGTCGCCGAGCAGCTCCTGGTCCTCGGCTGA
- a CDS encoding magnesium and cobalt transport protein CorA translates to MAASSSEAVDGTGAARPGAPGADRVVVDSALYVDGRRQAGPLSVAQAAAAARGEDGFVWLGLRHPTAEDVVDVAAAFGLPDLAVEDAVKAHQRPKLEVYDDVVFVVLKPVRYVDHDEVVEVGEIAMFLGPRFVVTVRHGHGEVLGRVRAEMDRGEGPAAGFGPAGVLYRAADLVVDGYEQALEEINTDVDDIEARVFGPGQGNHAERIYKLKQEAAELRRAVLPLGRPLQRLVEAEVPHVPEAAAPYFRDVQDHLLRAADAVEAVERQLGDVLQANTARVTVGQSEVALRQNGDMRKISAWAAIALVPTAIAGVYGMNFDHMPELHWVYGYPAVLVVIGTTCVVLHRVLRRNGWL, encoded by the coding sequence GTGGCGGCGAGCAGCAGCGAGGCGGTCGACGGCACGGGCGCCGCTCGGCCCGGCGCACCGGGAGCGGACCGCGTCGTCGTCGACTCCGCGCTCTACGTCGACGGGCGGCGGCAGGCCGGCCCGCTCTCCGTCGCGCAGGCGGCCGCGGCCGCGCGCGGCGAGGACGGCTTCGTCTGGCTGGGCCTGCGCCACCCCACCGCCGAGGACGTCGTGGACGTCGCCGCCGCGTTCGGGCTGCCCGACCTCGCCGTCGAGGACGCCGTCAAGGCCCACCAGCGGCCCAAGCTCGAGGTGTACGACGACGTCGTGTTCGTCGTCCTCAAGCCCGTGCGGTACGTCGACCACGACGAGGTCGTCGAGGTCGGCGAGATCGCGATGTTCCTCGGCCCGCGGTTCGTCGTCACCGTCCGGCACGGCCACGGCGAGGTGCTCGGCCGGGTGCGGGCCGAGATGGACCGCGGCGAGGGCCCGGCGGCGGGGTTCGGCCCGGCGGGCGTGCTGTACCGGGCGGCGGACCTCGTCGTCGACGGGTACGAGCAGGCGCTCGAGGAGATCAACACGGACGTCGACGACATCGAGGCGCGCGTGTTCGGCCCCGGGCAGGGCAACCACGCGGAGCGGATCTACAAGCTCAAGCAGGAGGCGGCCGAGCTGCGCCGCGCCGTGCTGCCGCTCGGCCGTCCGCTGCAGCGGCTCGTGGAGGCGGAGGTGCCGCACGTGCCCGAGGCCGCCGCCCCGTACTTCCGCGACGTGCAGGACCACCTGCTGCGCGCCGCCGACGCGGTCGAGGCCGTCGAGCGCCAGCTCGGCGACGTGCTGCAGGCCAACACCGCGCGCGTCACGGTCGGGCAGAGCGAGGTCGCGCTGCGGCAGAACGGCGACATGCGCAAGATCTCCGCGTGGGCGGCGATCGCGCTCGTCCCCACCGCGATCGCCGGCGTGTACGGCATGAACTTCGACCACATGCCGGAGCTGCACTGGGTCTACGGGTACCCGGCCGTGCTCGTCGTCATCGGCACCACGTGCGTCGTGCTGCACCGGGTGCTCCGGCGCAACGGCTGGCTGTAG
- a CDS encoding ABC transporter substrate-binding protein, with translation MNIRKVLAASTAALVCAGGLAACGGGGDGGSGGDGGDVSMTFWHNASTGAGKQFWDDTVAAFMEENPGVTIKVQSIQNEDLDGKLQTALNSGDAPDIFLQRGGGKMAAMVRANQLLDISDLITDETKELIPEGSFKANQIEGKTYAMPIAVLPGGIWYSKDLFAQAGITSTPTTIDELDAAVSALKAAGIQPVALGAKDAWPAAHWYYFFALRACSPDTLEAAAESMTFDDPCWVDAAENLKAFADTEPFNEGFLTTAAQQGAGSSAGLLANHQAAMELMGAWNPGVIASLTPDEQPLPDLDWFPFPEVPGGEGEPGSILGGVDGYSCSAQAPEQECADFLNFIARTDVQEDYYRAFNAPTVNTESQKVIEEPYLQNVLAAYNAAPYVSQWLDTVYGQNVGNALNVGVVDMLAGKRDAAGIVEAVNDAAARS, from the coding sequence ATGAACATCAGGAAGGTGCTGGCGGCCTCGACCGCGGCGCTCGTGTGCGCCGGCGGACTGGCGGCGTGCGGCGGCGGCGGTGACGGCGGATCCGGCGGTGACGGCGGCGACGTCTCGATGACGTTCTGGCACAACGCGTCCACGGGCGCCGGCAAGCAGTTCTGGGACGACACCGTCGCCGCGTTCATGGAGGAGAACCCCGGCGTCACCATCAAGGTCCAGTCGATCCAGAACGAGGACCTCGACGGCAAGCTCCAGACGGCCCTCAACTCGGGCGACGCGCCGGACATCTTCCTGCAGCGCGGCGGCGGCAAGATGGCCGCGATGGTCCGGGCCAACCAGCTGCTCGACATCAGCGACCTCATCACGGACGAGACCAAGGAGCTCATCCCCGAGGGCTCGTTCAAGGCGAACCAGATCGAGGGCAAGACGTACGCGATGCCCATCGCGGTGCTGCCCGGCGGCATCTGGTACAGCAAGGACCTGTTCGCCCAGGCCGGGATCACGTCGACGCCGACCACGATCGACGAGCTGGACGCCGCGGTGTCCGCGCTCAAGGCCGCGGGGATCCAGCCGGTCGCGCTCGGTGCCAAGGACGCCTGGCCGGCGGCCCACTGGTACTACTTCTTCGCGCTGCGCGCGTGCAGCCCGGACACGCTCGAGGCGGCCGCGGAGTCCATGACGTTCGACGACCCGTGCTGGGTCGACGCGGCGGAGAACCTCAAGGCCTTCGCGGACACCGAGCCCTTCAACGAGGGCTTCCTCACCACGGCCGCGCAGCAGGGCGCCGGCTCGTCCGCGGGTCTGCTCGCCAACCACCAGGCCGCCATGGAGCTCATGGGCGCGTGGAACCCCGGGGTCATCGCGTCCCTCACGCCGGACGAGCAGCCGCTGCCCGACCTCGACTGGTTCCCGTTCCCGGAGGTCCCGGGCGGCGAGGGCGAGCCGGGCTCGATCCTCGGCGGGGTCGACGGCTACTCGTGCTCGGCCCAGGCGCCGGAGCAGGAGTGCGCGGACTTCCTCAACTTCATCGCGCGCACCGACGTGCAGGAGGACTACTACCGCGCGTTCAACGCGCCCACGGTGAACACCGAGTCGCAGAAGGTCATCGAGGAGCCCTACCTGCAGAACGTGCTCGCCGCGTACAACGCCGCGCCGTACGTCTCGCAGTGGCTCGACACGGTGTACGGCCAGAACGTCGGCAACGCGCTCAACGTGGGCGTCGTCGACATGCTCGCCGGCAAGCGCGACGCCGCGGGCATCGTCGAGGCGGTCAACGACGCCGCGGCGCGGTCCTAG
- a CDS encoding esterase family protein — MAMTRGGPGGARTVGRLLPASAAGAALVLGAAVSGASGAAAAEGPAPDPWVSVIPEGYHRFTVPQAEAERIVGERPAVLELQGNIGPSGTWSDLALDPSGESYQGTVGPLAPGLYHYQYTATAADRTKTSFKEPTSPVAVTSHPTWNTFFVPGPSVQWMADVPAGGAVEELTWTSPSTDDEHEALVWTPPGYDDERADAYPVLYLLADGDQSAREWAELGRAPQVLDNLAAEGRLEPMVVVMAQVGGGDARTELLDGVVTATRDAFHVSDRGDDQAVAGIGDGAAQALGVLRTDPGAFGSVGAFSGRLNGSLSAATAEEVNARTDLLRVYVGNELDPSFNRTYALLRTLTAAGVEHEFDGVDPDSGGTWDTWREGLRDFAGRLFRDVDDHGPRAGHRPLDAPYTPPAPGSVTTPHVDEHGIVTFETGTQWADAKDVTVWANWAPNGAWFRVPMTKVGDRWRVQVGPLDGFYYYRYVVDGVDHKDPADTVNTLTGVSPLFVPGETDRMLTDVPEGRGGELSVLTYDSAVAGEERSAYVWTPPGYDADRAEPYPVLYLNHGGGQSWGDWVEVGRAKQILDNHSVDGAIVPMVVVMGNGNVPDFPAELLENLAPAARAEYNIAPDGARQALAGLSMGAMNTLNTWLTHPGEFQWIGAFSGGLFFGTPQFDPAAVNAGTRLARMYTGDVSDFTYGLTMDLLRLLDERGVEHEFAGVTQGPHGFDTWQANLIDFLPRIFRETTGDVTVRATVPEEAGGVLALTVAGDRAVDLGPAQNAGDRLRFTGELPDVTVSDSRSVAQAGAGGWAVNGQAHTFTSGTRVLGGEHLGWVPRVTTPRAGLVAGDARATRLAGGDGLAVPARLATAGPEGRQGSATLGAQLRLEVPVDTRPGTYEGAVTLSLFPVD, encoded by the coding sequence ATGGCGATGACTCGAGGAGGGCCCGGTGGCGCACGCACGGTCGGACGGCTGCTGCCGGCCTCCGCGGCCGGCGCGGCACTCGTGCTGGGTGCGGCGGTGAGCGGCGCGTCCGGCGCCGCGGCGGCGGAGGGGCCGGCGCCCGACCCGTGGGTGTCGGTGATCCCGGAGGGGTACCACCGGTTCACGGTCCCCCAGGCCGAGGCCGAGCGGATCGTGGGCGAGCGCCCCGCGGTGCTCGAGCTGCAGGGGAACATCGGGCCGAGCGGCACCTGGTCGGACCTGGCGCTCGACCCCAGCGGCGAGAGCTACCAGGGCACGGTGGGCCCGCTCGCGCCGGGGCTGTACCACTACCAGTACACGGCGACCGCGGCGGACCGGACGAAGACGTCCTTCAAGGAGCCGACCAGCCCCGTCGCCGTGACCTCGCACCCGACGTGGAACACGTTCTTCGTGCCCGGCCCGTCGGTGCAGTGGATGGCCGACGTGCCCGCGGGCGGCGCCGTCGAGGAGCTGACGTGGACGAGCCCGTCCACGGACGACGAGCACGAGGCCCTCGTCTGGACGCCCCCGGGCTACGACGACGAGCGCGCCGACGCCTACCCGGTGCTGTACCTGCTGGCGGACGGCGACCAGTCGGCGCGCGAGTGGGCCGAGCTGGGCCGCGCCCCGCAGGTGCTGGACAACCTGGCCGCCGAGGGCCGGCTCGAGCCGATGGTCGTCGTCATGGCGCAGGTCGGCGGCGGCGACGCGCGCACCGAGCTGCTCGACGGGGTGGTCACCGCCACGCGCGACGCCTTCCACGTCTCCGACCGGGGCGACGACCAGGCCGTCGCGGGCATCGGGGACGGTGCGGCGCAGGCGCTGGGCGTCCTGCGCACGGACCCGGGCGCGTTCGGCTCCGTCGGCGCGTTCTCGGGCCGGCTCAACGGGTCGCTGAGCGCCGCCACGGCGGAGGAGGTCAACGCCCGCACCGACCTGCTGCGCGTCTACGTGGGCAACGAGCTCGACCCGTCGTTCAACCGCACGTACGCGCTGCTGCGCACCCTCACGGCGGCGGGCGTCGAGCACGAGTTCGACGGCGTCGACCCCGACTCGGGCGGCACGTGGGACACGTGGCGCGAGGGCCTGCGGGACTTCGCGGGGCGCCTGTTCCGGGACGTCGACGACCACGGCCCGCGGGCCGGGCACCGCCCGCTCGACGCGCCGTACACGCCACCCGCGCCGGGGTCGGTCACGACCCCGCACGTCGACGAGCACGGCATCGTCACCTTCGAGACCGGCACGCAGTGGGCCGACGCGAAGGACGTGACGGTGTGGGCCAACTGGGCGCCCAACGGCGCGTGGTTCCGGGTGCCGATGACGAAGGTCGGCGACCGGTGGCGCGTGCAGGTCGGCCCGCTCGACGGCTTCTACTACTACCGCTACGTCGTCGACGGCGTGGACCACAAGGACCCCGCCGACACGGTGAACACCCTCACCGGGGTCAGCCCGCTGTTCGTGCCGGGCGAGACCGACCGCATGCTCACCGACGTCCCCGAGGGCCGCGGCGGGGAGCTGTCCGTGCTGACGTACGACAGCGCGGTCGCCGGCGAGGAGCGCTCGGCCTACGTGTGGACGCCGCCCGGCTACGACGCGGACCGCGCGGAGCCGTACCCCGTGCTGTACCTCAACCACGGCGGCGGGCAGAGCTGGGGCGACTGGGTCGAGGTCGGCCGCGCGAAGCAGATCCTCGACAACCACTCCGTCGACGGGGCGATCGTCCCGATGGTCGTCGTGATGGGCAACGGCAACGTGCCCGACTTCCCGGCGGAGCTGCTGGAGAACCTCGCGCCGGCGGCACGCGCGGAGTACAACATCGCGCCCGACGGCGCGCGGCAGGCGCTGGCGGGGCTCTCGATGGGCGCCATGAACACGCTCAACACGTGGCTCACGCACCCGGGCGAGTTCCAGTGGATCGGCGCGTTCTCCGGCGGGCTGTTCTTCGGCACGCCGCAGTTCGACCCGGCCGCGGTCAACGCGGGCACGCGCCTGGCCCGGATGTACACCGGTGACGTCAGCGACTTCACCTACGGCCTGACCATGGACCTGCTGCGCCTGCTGGACGAGCGCGGCGTGGAGCACGAGTTCGCCGGCGTCACCCAGGGCCCGCACGGGTTCGACACGTGGCAGGCCAACCTGATCGACTTCCTGCCCCGGATCTTCCGGGAGACGACGGGCGACGTGACGGTCCGCGCGACCGTGCCCGAGGAGGCGGGCGGGGTGCTCGCGCTCACGGTGGCGGGCGACCGGGCCGTCGACCTCGGGCCGGCGCAGAACGCGGGCGACCGCCTGCGCTTCACCGGGGAGCTGCCGGACGTGACCGTGAGCGACTCGCGGTCGGTCGCGCAGGCGGGTGCGGGGGGCTGGGCCGTCAACGGCCAGGCGCACACCTTCACCTCCGGCACGCGGGTGCTCGGGGGCGAGCACCTCGGGTGGGTGCCGCGGGTGACGACGCCGCGGGCCGGCCTGGTCGCCGGGGACGCACGCGCCACCCGGCTCGCCGGCGGCGACGGCCTCGCCGTGCCGGCGCGGCTGGCCACGGCCGGGCCCGAGGGCCGGCAGGGCTCGGCGACGCTCGGGGCCCAGCTGCGGCTCGAGGTGCCCGTCGACACCCGGCCGGGGACCTACGAGGGCGCGGTGACGCTCTCGCTGTTCCCCGTCGACTGA
- a CDS encoding PQQ-binding-like beta-propeller repeat protein → MGGERGTHDLELLEEGPDDAPGADPPGRRRPRPWTLVAAAALLLLALVVAEQVVDARERARLDRVLDVAGAVAPLPDALTVRWSPDRWLAPAAGRQDPRALVAVRTTEDGAQDAVAFDAVHGDVRWRVPLVPAPGERGGTTVPVGSVCATAGADRVVCLGSDAYLVSEGTSSFTTTTTTARVLVVETGTGAVVAEHDARLGDVPAHAMTLAGDTVVLHGTDAARASHVWAVDVAGGAVLWSTALPDVDVDVLSGGVGAPGLADVATLPDGTVAVLLRDGSVLLLDPADGRPLRDPVRGTAPADATVLPDGRVEVAVPDGEHADVLRADRDVRVAGRLLRVTVDDGSVPGVLLAQGGGRVRAVDDRTGEVRWEAPTPLVTTAALLGGRVHLSSGDRLLTLDGRTGAPLWEHERPAGVVPTGVLTDGTLLYEPQTVAGDVGRRVLVGLDPADGRQRRTVTLPPDVVSVQPWARLLVAGTGDRLLVLG, encoded by the coding sequence ATGGGCGGCGAGCGGGGCACCCACGACCTGGAGCTGCTCGAGGAGGGGCCCGACGACGCGCCGGGGGCCGACCCGCCCGGGCGCCGCCGGCCCCGCCCGTGGACGCTCGTCGCGGCCGCGGCGCTGCTGCTCCTCGCGCTGGTGGTCGCCGAGCAGGTCGTCGACGCGCGTGAGCGCGCACGGCTCGACCGGGTGCTCGACGTCGCCGGGGCGGTCGCACCGCTGCCCGACGCCCTGACGGTCCGCTGGTCCCCGGACCGGTGGCTGGCACCGGCCGCGGGCCGGCAGGACCCGCGCGCGCTCGTCGCGGTGCGCACCACCGAGGACGGCGCGCAGGACGCGGTGGCGTTCGACGCCGTTCACGGCGACGTCCGCTGGCGCGTGCCCCTCGTGCCGGCGCCGGGCGAGCGGGGCGGCACGACGGTCCCCGTCGGCAGCGTCTGCGCCACCGCGGGGGCCGACCGCGTCGTGTGCCTCGGCAGCGACGCGTACCTCGTCTCGGAGGGCACGAGCAGCTTCACGACGACGACGACCACGGCGCGGGTGCTCGTGGTCGAGACGGGCACGGGCGCGGTGGTGGCGGAGCACGACGCGCGCCTCGGTGACGTGCCCGCGCACGCGATGACCCTCGCCGGCGACACGGTCGTGCTCCACGGCACCGACGCCGCCCGCGCGTCCCACGTGTGGGCGGTGGACGTCGCCGGCGGCGCCGTGCTGTGGAGCACGGCCCTGCCGGACGTCGACGTGGACGTCCTCTCCGGCGGGGTGGGGGCCCCGGGGCTCGCCGACGTCGCGACGCTGCCCGACGGCACGGTGGCGGTCCTCCTGCGCGACGGGTCCGTCCTGCTGCTCGACCCGGCGGACGGCCGTCCGCTGCGGGACCCGGTGCGCGGGACGGCACCCGCCGACGCCACGGTGCTGCCGGACGGACGTGTCGAGGTCGCCGTGCCCGACGGCGAGCACGCGGACGTCCTGCGCGCGGACCGCGACGTGCGCGTCGCCGGGCGCCTGCTGCGCGTCACCGTCGACGACGGGTCCGTGCCCGGCGTCCTGCTCGCGCAGGGCGGCGGGCGGGTGCGCGCGGTCGACGACCGCACGGGCGAGGTCCGGTGGGAGGCACCCACGCCGCTCGTCACCACCGCCGCCCTGCTCGGCGGGCGGGTCCACCTCTCGTCCGGTGACCGGCTCCTGACGCTCGACGGGCGGACCGGTGCGCCGCTGTGGGAGCACGAGCGCCCGGCAGGGGTGGTCCCCACCGGCGTCCTCACGGACGGCACGCTGCTCTACGAGCCGCAGACGGTCGCCGGCGACGTCGGCCGCCGCGTGCTCGTCGGGCTGGACCCCGCGGACGGGCGGCAGCGGCGCACGGTGACGCTGCCGCCCGACGTCGTCTCGGTGCAGCCGTGGGCGCGGCTGCTCGTCGCGGGCACGGGCGACCGCCTGCTGGTCCTGGGCTGA